The Brasilonema sennae CENA114 genome includes a region encoding these proteins:
- a CDS encoding COP23 domain-containing protein — protein sequence MLSQPVKLLFLSAVSLSFVLGPAAAFGQVRRGGGDIVVPTQPASGGSTTTRTRTIETDGSSSTTRTNTSSPISSSNRFFCQSYNGQYTVMYQPESQPGQYFPWASPRTLGGGWDSQQRCQAIAERLETYRPDGLVELKTAIENRQNILCVTTEANPYCRIVLTVPPEKDPYVVRNSVFQNLASADSGQQTFGVNTYTSGGNELSNLGQNIFGGKKPSVSSKDPINLKPFLDRADRGTGEKLRNGVSLKTQQSQPQTGNRLNPNKFR from the coding sequence ATGCTATCTCAACCTGTGAAACTTCTTTTTTTGAGTGCTGTGAGTTTATCCTTTGTTCTAGGTCCTGCAGCAGCATTTGGGCAAGTTCGTCGTGGAGGTGGTGATATTGTTGTACCAACACAACCAGCAAGCGGTGGCTCAACAACAACTAGAACAAGAACAATAGAAACAGATGGATCTTCCAGTACAACCAGAACAAATACCTCATCACCTATAAGTAGCAGTAATCGATTTTTCTGTCAGTCTTACAATGGTCAGTACACCGTGATGTACCAGCCAGAAAGTCAACCAGGTCAATACTTCCCTTGGGCGAGTCCTAGGACTTTGGGTGGCGGCTGGGATTCACAACAGCGTTGCCAAGCAATTGCCGAACGCTTGGAAACATATCGCCCAGATGGCTTAGTGGAACTGAAGACAGCGATAGAGAACAGACAGAATATTCTCTGCGTCACCACAGAAGCTAATCCTTACTGTCGCATTGTGTTGACAGTACCCCCGGAAAAAGATCCTTATGTTGTCCGTAATAGCGTTTTCCAAAACTTAGCATCTGCTGATAGCGGACAGCAAACTTTTGGCGTTAACACTTATACAAGTGGTGGTAACGAACTCTCCAATTTGGGGCAAAATATTTTTGGTGGTAAAAAACCTTCTGTTTCTTCTAAAGACCCCATCAATCTCAAACCTTTTCTAGATCGTGCTGATCGCGGTACAGGAGAAAAACTCCGTAACGGTGTGTCGCTTAAGACTCAGCAGTCTCAACCTCAAACTGGTAATCGCCTAAATCCCAACAAATTCCGCTAA